The following proteins are encoded in a genomic region of Drosophila willistoni isolate 14030-0811.24 chromosome 3R, UCI_dwil_1.1, whole genome shotgun sequence:
- the LOC6647756 gene encoding dynein axonemal assembly factor 5 translates to MTANIVMDTKLICQQLENSDRRIKTAALAQLREQCKSIPAGTGVRELEQMACYFDELYLHLLKCYTDHFEAVRDHAVMAVNAFLEILPPLDFHLTNVMATLGERMGQTETVEPSEEIRLLYISQMHLMVRLYVPMGTAGIFHECYPLATKVLIKSIKDAYPLVQREGCATLVSLTRVADTAQLRPHTQALAVALYSMLNHKHAQARISAVEALGRLSLHMDASGENMRRLFSEVSPLLMDSMPLVRRECGQMGILMLMELLDRYSFFERILPLVLCCLKDDSPDVVNYIRPLWVKCGKQYYDENETELSQQELSDLPAENYPKDVERPTIGCRGLVQRSLRLLQLITRETGDWKDNVRLHSLKLLYQFILHAEAAMTAKFFEIYPHVALGCSDENAVVSAEAKKVSDLMGRLLSYDSWIDHGFHGIEHHAKDSYLMCFYYMFKASTGGTYEQLLCLVKLLRNSDYSHTLKPRFQMYILRMMDTVMDKARWVTASQAELEKLYDVVYVVHIKVIALMHSLNMNMEFKEGKTVLERIAEAEQKSVDELHESLFALVLKDVQNLDADIDENAEPILLLDGLINTCNIRATYLPELIEKVKIVFANCSDSAQVRIFSSLSVSSLLWSKTVKLEREQSTQLWSNFVKEIVEPHLVWQAGVTAEAMRSMAMATLCALAQGAPEEAREVLPSLAKLMSSLLEDRNITTRHYAIQAVVFFQGLNVEQLKPLAYATMQRMDDPSSEIRCMAAIAVGELRPVYTSESEEEIQHEREVWEAFVQRSMDLLLLYHESPEKDVQAAAELTLKKLAKANPKLWEDRYARALTMVRQKDRLAELYERLTIKDEDDDDNGSKLAIVKEESKNQ, encoded by the coding sequence ATGACTGCGAATATCGTGATGGACACGAAGCTGATCTGTCAGCAACTGGAGAACAGTGATAGACGTATCAAGACGGCTGCCTTGGCCCAGCTGCGTGAACAGTGTAAGAGCATTCCAGCCGGTACCGGCGTACGTGAACTTGAGCAAATGGCATGTTACTTCGATGAGTTGtacttgcatttgctcaagtgttacaCGGATCACTTTGAGGCAGTGCGCGACCATGCTGTGATGGCTGTGAATGCTTTTTTGGAAATTCTTCCACCCTTGGATTTCCATTTGACGAATGTGATGGCAACACTGGGCGAACGCATGGGTCAGACGGAGACTGTGGAGCCGAGCGAGGAGATACGTCTGCTGTATATATCACAGATGCATCTGATGGTGCGTCTATATGTGCCAATGGGAACCGCGGGCATCTTTCATGAGTGCTATCCCCTGGCCACCAAGGTGCTGATCAAGTCCATTAAGGACGCATATCCGTTGGTGCAGCGTGAGGGATGCGCAACTCTGGTGAGTCTAACCCGTGTGGCCGATACTGCTCAACTGCGTCCACATACCCAGGCTCTGGCTGTGGCCTTGTACTCCATGTTGAATCACAAGCACGCCCAGGCGCGCATATCAGCTGTCGAGGCATTGGGCAGACTTAGCCTTCACATGGATGCCAGTGGAGAGAATATGCGGCGTTTATTCTCAGAGGTATCGCCTCTCCTGATGGATAGCATGCCTTTGGTGCGTCGCGAGTGTGGACAAATGGGTATACTGATGCTCATGGAACTACTGGATCGCTACTCATTCTTTGAGAGAATTCTGCCACTGGTGCTTTGCTGCCTCAAGGATGATTCCCCTGATGTGGTCAACTATATACGTCCTCTGTGGGTGAAGTGCGGTAAGCAATACTATGACGAAAACGAGACGGAACTCTCACAACAGGAGCTTAGCGACTTGCCAGCTGAAAATTATCCCAAGGATGTGGAACGTCCTACAATTGGTTGCCGTGGCCTGGTGCAACGTTCCTTGCGCCTATTGCAGCTGATCACACGTGAGACTGGTGACTGGAAGGACAATGTACGTTTGCATTCGTTGAAGTTGCTCTATCAGTTTATCCTGCACGCTGAGGCAGCCATGACAGCAAAGTTTTTCGAGATCTATCCACATGTGGCACTTGGATGCAGCGATGAGAATGCTGTAGTTAGCGCCGAGGCCAAGAAGGTGTCAGATCTAATGGGCCGTCTTTTGTCCTATGATTCCTGGATTGATCATGGTTTCCATGGCATAGAACATCATGCAAAAGATTCATATTTGATGTGTTTCTATTACATGTTCAAAGCCTCAACGGGCGGCACCTATGAGCAGCTACTGTGTTTGGTTAAACTTCTGAGAAATTCCGACTATTCGCACACTCTTAAACCCCGGTTCCAGATGTATATTCTTCGTATGATGGACACTGTGATGGATAAGGCCCGTTGGGTTACAGCCAGTCAAGCGGAGCTAGAAAAACTGTACGACGTTGTGTATGTGGTGCACATCAAAGTGATTGCCTTGATGCATTCGCTAAATATGAATATGGAATTCAAAGAGGGCAAAACAGTGCTGGAACGAATTGCCGAAGCCGAGCAAAAGTCCGTGGACGAACTACATGAATCTCTCTTTGCATTGGTCCTGAAAGATGTGCAGAATCTTGACGCTGATATAGATGAGAATGCTGAGCCCATATTGCTGCTCGATGGCCTAATCAATACATGCAACATTCGAGCTACTTATCTACCGGAACTCATTGAGAAGGTGAAAATTGTTTTCGCTAATTGCTCTGATAGTGCCCAGGTGCGCATTTTCAGCAGCCTTTCGGTGTCGTCGCTGCTCTGGTCGAAGACAGTTAAACTGGAGCGAGAACAGAGCACCCAATTGTGGTCTAATTTTGTAAAGGAAATTGTGGAACCACATTTAGTCTGGCAGGCGGGGGTCACCGCTGAGGCAATGCGCTCCATGGCAATGGCCACTCTCTGCGCTCTGGCACAAGGTGCACCGGAGGAGGCGCGCGAGGTATTGCCATCATTGGCCAAGCTTATGTCCAGTTTGCTTGAGGATCGCAATATAACCACACGTCATTATGCCATCCAGGCTGTGGTATTCTTTCAAGGCCTAAACGTGGAGCAACTCAAACCTCTGGCTTATGCTACCATGCAGCGCATGGATGATCCATCTTCGGAGATTAGATGCATGGCAGCTATTGCGGTGGGTGAATTGCGTCCGGTTTACACTTCTGAATCGGAGGAGGAAATCCAGCATGAGCGTGAGGTCTGGGAAGCATTTGTACAGCGTTCAATGGATCTGTTGCTTCTTTATCACGAGAGCCCCGAGAAGGATGTCCAAGCAGCAGCCGAACTTACACTCAAGAAGCTTGCAAAGGCCAATCCAAAGCTGTGGGAAGATCGATATGCCCGCGCCCTAACCATGGTACGTCAAAAGGATAGACTGGCTGAACTTTACGAACGACTGACCATCAAAGATGAAGATGACGATGACAACGGTTCAAAATTAGCCATAGTTAAAGAAGAATCTAAGAATCAatga